The following coding sequences lie in one Novipirellula aureliae genomic window:
- a CDS encoding TerC family protein, with translation MQWMISATDSVGLLASATGVADGPVESFFSLHGIFTLGMLVLLQVVLGFDNLLYISIESKRVEESQQSKVRQVGIGLAILFRIILLYLIIHLIALLEDPFYEYSSKLIEAKISGHSLIVLFGGAFILWTAIKEIYHLLAIHEVGDGSKKSEKQSFGKTIALIVTMNLVFSFDSILSAMALTKNFAIMATAVVISGVMMIWLADRVAEFLKKNRMYEVLGLFILFIVGVMLTSEGGHLADLHLFGHIVMPMAKSTFYFVLAVLIVVDVVQSRYQKRLLAEQAAQQNGLSI, from the coding sequence ATGCAGTGGATGATATCAGCGACCGACTCGGTTGGATTGCTTGCTTCGGCGACCGGCGTAGCGGATGGACCGGTCGAGAGTTTCTTTTCGCTGCATGGCATCTTTACCCTCGGGATGCTGGTGCTTTTGCAAGTCGTATTGGGCTTCGACAATTTGCTCTACATTTCGATCGAGAGCAAACGAGTGGAGGAGAGCCAGCAGTCCAAGGTACGGCAGGTCGGCATTGGTTTGGCAATTCTGTTTCGAATCATACTGCTGTATCTGATCATTCACTTGATCGCGTTGCTTGAGGATCCTTTTTATGAATACAGTAGCAAGTTGATCGAGGCCAAAATCTCCGGACACAGTCTGATTGTCTTGTTCGGTGGCGCGTTCATCTTATGGACGGCGATCAAGGAAATCTATCACTTGCTGGCGATCCATGAGGTTGGTGATGGATCAAAAAAGTCAGAGAAACAGAGTTTTGGCAAGACGATTGCTTTGATCGTCACCATGAATTTGGTCTTTTCATTTGACTCGATCCTGAGTGCCATGGCGTTGACAAAGAACTTCGCCATCATGGCAACGGCCGTCGTGATTAGTGGTGTGATGATGATCTGGTTGGCCGATCGGGTTGCCGAATTCCTGAAAAAGAACCGCATGTACGAAGTGCTCGGTTTGTTTATCCTGTTTATTGTCGGCGTCATGCTGACGAGCGAAGGAGGGCATTTGGCCGACCTGCATCTGTTTGGGCATATCGTGATGCCGATGGCGAAGAGTACTTTTTACTTTGTCTTGGCGGTCTTGATCGTCGTCGATGTGGTTCAAAGCCGATACCAAAAACGCTTGCTTGCTGAACAAGCTGCCCAGCAGAACGGGCTGTCGATTTAA
- a CDS encoding valine--pyruvate transaminase: MSLELSEFGEQLGVGSGISELMDDLGNALAIAATSPGNERVCMLGGGQPAHIAEMDAVWRQRTEAILAKPGLLEHTLGHYEPPVGNTPFRTAMANLLRRQYDWDLSADNIAVTAGGQTAFFLLFNALAGKFRDGRRKKILLPLVPEYIGYANQSVNAERGPGDGLFRAIKPRIEITGKHEFKYRVDFDALEVTDDIAAICVSRPTNPTGNVLTDAEIDRLSRLAHQHRIPLIIDNAYGAPFPNAIFSETRLIWNDNTILTLSLSKIGLPGTRTGIVVANTEIIQSLSSMMSIVGLANNNFGQALVTPLIESGEVLRLSNEVVQPFYREKSRLAQQWAHEFFDDSLPYFLHRSEGAFFLWMWFKDLPISSQELYQRLKRRNVLVVPGNYFFFGMDHSDWKHASECLRVTFTMPDGDVKTGYKIIAEEVARAYREN; the protein is encoded by the coding sequence ATGAGCTTGGAATTATCGGAATTTGGAGAGCAACTCGGCGTTGGTAGCGGAATCAGCGAGTTGATGGACGATCTCGGCAACGCTTTGGCGATCGCCGCGACGTCACCAGGCAACGAGCGAGTTTGCATGCTCGGAGGCGGCCAACCAGCACACATTGCTGAAATGGACGCGGTTTGGCGGCAGCGAACCGAAGCGATCTTGGCCAAACCAGGTTTACTCGAGCATACCCTTGGTCATTACGAACCGCCTGTCGGAAACACCCCCTTTCGCACGGCCATGGCCAACCTGCTGCGCCGCCAATACGATTGGGACCTCTCCGCCGATAACATCGCCGTGACGGCTGGAGGGCAAACGGCCTTCTTTCTGCTCTTCAACGCGTTGGCTGGTAAGTTCCGAGACGGAAGACGCAAAAAAATCTTGCTTCCGCTCGTACCCGAATACATCGGTTACGCGAACCAGTCTGTCAATGCGGAAAGGGGGCCAGGCGACGGTTTGTTCCGAGCGATAAAGCCACGCATCGAAATCACAGGGAAACACGAGTTTAAGTATCGAGTCGATTTCGATGCCCTAGAAGTTACCGACGACATCGCAGCAATCTGTGTTTCCCGGCCTACCAATCCGACCGGTAACGTGCTCACCGATGCCGAAATTGACCGGCTTTCGCGTTTAGCCCACCAGCATCGTATCCCGTTGATTATCGACAACGCATATGGAGCGCCCTTTCCAAACGCGATTTTTTCGGAGACGCGGTTGATTTGGAACGACAACACGATCTTGACTTTAAGCCTATCAAAGATCGGCTTGCCGGGAACTCGAACAGGAATCGTCGTTGCGAATACGGAGATTATTCAGTCGTTGTCGTCGATGATGTCAATCGTTGGTCTTGCGAACAATAACTTTGGTCAAGCATTGGTGACGCCATTGATCGAATCCGGAGAGGTTTTGCGACTGAGCAATGAAGTCGTGCAACCCTTCTATCGCGAGAAATCACGACTGGCCCAACAGTGGGCGCACGAATTTTTCGATGATTCCTTGCCCTATTTTTTGCATCGTAGCGAAGGGGCGTTCTTTTTATGGATGTGGTTCAAGGATCTACCAATCTCATCGCAGGAACTTTACCAGCGGCTGAAACGACGTAATGTCTTGGTCGTTCCAGGCAACTACTTTTTCTTCGGAATGGACCACTCCGATTGGAAACATGCAAGCGAATGTTTGCGAGTCACTTTTACCATGCCTGACGGCGACGTCAAAACAGGTTATAAAATAATCGCCGAAGAGGTTGCCCGCGCTTATCGAGAAAATTAA
- a CDS encoding dihydrodipicolinate synthase family protein — MDTRIFRGCIPAIMTPCHKDRTPNYAALVETAQDLMQKGMDGVVYCGSMGEWPLLSDSQRQEGVRQLAQAGIPVIVGTGAISPKLAAEHAAHGQSVGAKGLMVIPRLLSRGTSSAAQKNHFETVLSAAPELPAVIYNSPYYGYETKADLFFELRRGFKNLVGFKEFGGASSLSYAAEFITNASEDILLLAGVDTTVYHGFVHCGADGAITGIGNCLPEPILKLVSLCKQAQSGNTQARRYAQELDEALSVLSKFDEGPDLVLYYKYYMVLAGHDAYELPLEEGDALSPSQKAFARTQWELFQAWWADWAGKA, encoded by the coding sequence ATGGACACTCGTATTTTCCGCGGCTGCATCCCTGCCATCATGACCCCTTGCCACAAGGACCGAACCCCCAATTACGCAGCCTTGGTCGAAACGGCCCAGGATTTGATGCAGAAAGGGATGGATGGCGTCGTCTACTGCGGCTCGATGGGCGAGTGGCCTCTTCTAAGCGACTCGCAGCGGCAAGAAGGTGTCCGGCAATTGGCTCAGGCCGGTATCCCCGTCATCGTTGGCACCGGGGCGATTAGCCCAAAACTTGCCGCCGAACATGCCGCGCATGGCCAATCGGTAGGGGCCAAGGGGTTAATGGTCATCCCCCGTCTACTATCACGCGGCACCTCCTCGGCAGCCCAAAAAAATCACTTTGAAACCGTCCTTTCGGCTGCGCCCGAATTGCCTGCGGTGATTTACAACAGCCCCTATTATGGCTACGAAACGAAAGCTGATTTGTTTTTCGAGCTGCGACGTGGATTTAAGAACCTCGTCGGGTTCAAGGAGTTTGGTGGAGCAAGTTCCTTAAGTTACGCTGCGGAATTCATCACCAACGCCTCCGAAGACATTCTGCTGCTGGCCGGCGTCGATACAACCGTTTACCACGGTTTTGTTCATTGTGGAGCGGATGGTGCGATCACGGGAATCGGAAATTGTCTGCCCGAACCAATCTTGAAACTCGTTTCACTGTGTAAACAAGCCCAATCAGGCAACACGCAAGCTCGCCGGTACGCTCAGGAACTCGACGAAGCACTAAGTGTACTTTCAAAATTCGACGAAGGCCCCGACTTGGTTCTCTATTATAAGTATTACATGGTTCTGGCCGGTCACGATGCCTACGAACTTCCGCTGGAGGAAGGAGACGCATTGAGTCCAAGCCAAAAGGCGTTTGCACGAACTCAGTGGGAATTGTTCCAAGCCTGGTGGGCCGACTGGGCTGGGAAAGCTTAG
- a CDS encoding succinate dehydrogenase cytochrome b558 subunit, which translates to MSQSTHEPSFFLRHEFLLRRLHSLTGIVPLGLYMCVHLTVNSSLLNSVQSFQGAVYGIHSLGRFLPIVEWGGIFLPLLFHALFGVWIAKNAKLNTSQYKYTSNRRYSWQRWTGVIALVYLFVHVLHLHGWFHFAPYLAVIEPMNFAQFKPYNAASTMMSAMNDFGGFVWPAFYLVGMLCCVYHLANGIWTAGITWGLWLTPAAQRRASIVSAAFGIGLAFVGTAAWYAATSAGPEDIARAKMIEDRMYQVGLDAGYVPVSEEKRTQPDEISEQFEAEEAAEEQAIHEQLENAGAEVLADQE; encoded by the coding sequence GTGTCTCAATCAACTCACGAACCATCGTTCTTTCTTCGCCACGAGTTCTTGCTCCGACGCTTGCATTCCTTGACAGGCATCGTCCCGTTAGGACTCTACATGTGTGTCCACCTGACGGTAAACTCCAGCCTGCTCAACAGCGTCCAGAGTTTCCAGGGTGCCGTTTATGGCATCCACAGTTTGGGTCGGTTTCTACCGATCGTCGAATGGGGCGGCATTTTTCTGCCGCTCCTGTTCCATGCTCTGTTCGGCGTTTGGATCGCCAAGAATGCGAAATTGAACACAAGCCAATATAAGTACACCAGCAACCGACGCTATTCTTGGCAGCGTTGGACGGGTGTGATCGCATTGGTGTATTTGTTCGTCCATGTCTTGCACCTGCACGGTTGGTTCCATTTCGCGCCATATTTGGCGGTCATTGAACCAATGAATTTTGCCCAGTTCAAGCCATACAATGCGGCGAGCACCATGATGTCAGCAATGAACGATTTTGGCGGCTTTGTCTGGCCTGCGTTTTATCTGGTTGGCATGCTTTGTTGCGTCTACCACCTGGCCAACGGTATTTGGACCGCCGGAATTACTTGGGGATTGTGGTTGACCCCAGCGGCTCAGCGGCGTGCTTCGATCGTGAGCGCTGCATTCGGTATCGGGCTCGCTTTCGTCGGTACGGCAGCCTGGTATGCGGCGACTTCCGCAGGACCGGAGGACATCGCACGGGCGAAAATGATTGAAGACCGGATGTACCAAGTTGGTTTGGATGCCGGTTATGTTCCTGTTTCCGAAGAAAAACGTACTCAACCCGACGAGATCTCGGAGCAATTTGAGGCCGAAGAGGCTGCCGAGGAACAAGCGATTCATGAGCAGTTGGAAAACGCGGGCGCCGAAGTGTTGGCTGACCAAGAGTAA